ATGAGCGTGGTCGGCTGATCCAGCGTAGCCGTCCCGACGGTGAGAATCTCCGGATCCTTGCCGCCGGCCTTGGCGATGAGCTTTGCGTCGCGTTCCAGCTCCTCGGCGACGGATTCACCCTTCAGCGCGATCATTGCGCCGCCACCCTGCAGCAGCGGCAGCGACCAGCCGGCCAGTTTGCCCAGCGGAGCCACGGCACGCGAGGTCACGGCGTCGAAGGACGCCTTCGGCTGGTCCTCGGCGCGGCCGCGCACGACGGTCACGTTATCCAGCCCGAGCTCCGCGACGACCTCGTTCAAATAGGTAGAACGCTTCAGCAACGGCTCGATGAGGGTGATCTTGAGATCCGGCCGGGCGATCGCCAATGGGATGCCGGGCAAGCCCGCTCCGGAGCCGATGTCCGCCACCTTCAGGTTGTCGTCGAAGGCCTCGGAGATCACCGCGCAGTTGAGGATGTGGCGCTCCCACAGGCGGCTGACTTCCTTGGGTCCGATGAACCCGCGCTCGGCGGCCGTGGTGGCCAACGAGTGGTGGTACGCCTCGGCTAGGGTAAGGCGGTCGCCAAAGACCTGGCTCGCTGCTTGGGGGGTGGTATCCGACATGCCAGCAACTCTAGTCGCCGCCCCGACACGACCCCACACAACGTAAAACCCCGGCCGGGGCCGGGGTGTCGCTCTCAAGCAAATGCTTAGTTGCCCTGCTTGCGCTGCTTCTTGGTGCGACGGTCGACCTTGCGCGCGCCTGGGGCCGGGGCGGTGGTGCGCTTCATCTCCACCTTGCGGGCCTTCTCTTCAGCTTCCTCGGCGTCCATCTTGTTGTTCAGGATGCGGGTTTGGAAGAAGGTCCACACGTTGTTGGTCAGCATGTAGAACAGCAGGCCGATGTGCCAGATGACACCGGTGGCCAGAATCATGATGGGGAAGAACCAGAGCATCATCTTGTTCATCATGCCCATCTGGGATTCCATCATCGCGGCCATCTCGCCCTGCGGCTGAGAGGTCTTGCCGGCAGCCTTGCGGGCCTGCTGACGGTTGACCATCATGCGGGCGTTGAAGTGGGTGAACGCGGCACACAGGATGACCAGCGGGGCGCACACGGCGACGATCTTCGCGCGGGTGAGGTCCTCCATGCCGAAGCCGGCGTACATCTCCTGCGGCATCGACATGTATGCCGACAGCGGCACGCCGAAGAAGTCCGCGTCCAGGAAGGACTGCACGTCCTCCACGGGGAAGGCGTAGTTGGGAGTGTTGCGGTTCTGCTCGACGGAAAAGCCGAGGCCCGTGCCGCCGTCACCGGTGCGGTTAAACGAACGCAACACGTGTAGCAGGCCGATGAAGATCGGCATTTGCACCAGCGGGACGATGCAGGACGCCAGCGGGTTGGTTCCCATTTCGCGGTAGAGCTTCTGGGTCTCTTCCGCCATCTTCTGCTGGTCGTTCTTGTACTTTTCGCGGATTTCCTGCATCCGCGGCTGCATCTCCTGCATCT
Above is a genomic segment from Corynebacterium lujinxingii containing:
- the rsmG gene encoding 16S rRNA (guanine(527)-N(7))-methyltransferase RsmG → MSDTTPQAASQVFGDRLTLAEAYHHSLATTAAERGFIGPKEVSRLWERHILNCAVISEAFDDNLKVADIGSGAGLPGIPLAIARPDLKITLIEPLLKRSTYLNEVVAELGLDNVTVVRGRAEDQPKASFDAVTSRAVAPLGKLAGWSLPLLQGGGAMIALKGESVAEELERDAKLIAKAGGKDPEILTVGTATLDQPTTLIRILRKKKGE
- the yidC gene encoding membrane protein insertase YidC, which translates into the protein MLNFIYWPISWVLKFWHEAIGFIIPEDSGISWILAIVLLTCTVRLLLLKPMVNQMRSTRKMQEMQPRMQEIREKYKNDQQKMAEETQKLYREMGTNPLASCIVPLVQMPIFIGLLHVLRSFNRTGDGGTGLGFSVEQNRNTPNYAFPVEDVQSFLDADFFGVPLSAYMSMPQEMYAGFGMEDLTRAKIVAVCAPLVILCAAFTHFNARMMVNRQQARKAAGKTSQPQGEMAAMMESQMGMMNKMMLWFFPIMILATGVIWHIGLLFYMLTNNVWTFFQTRILNNKMDAEEAEEKARKVEMKRTTAPAPGARKVDRRTKKQRKQGN